In the genome of Shewanella glacialimarina, one region contains:
- a CDS encoding gp16 family protein produces MNLLPQQAAELLRKKNRLKTLINVAKGQLGLEDDLYRTMLKSATSKDSLKAMTLSELEIAFTAFKNKGFEPKKATLNTAKTPFKGRLSQSAGRSKVAIIDKIVAIWITMSHHMIIRDSSETALDAYVRRMTLRRHGEGVDSVRWLDQDMGYQVLESLKNWHKRELIERIIARGEQPVKGQSRHAANYEVIVEQYQSIGRT; encoded by the coding sequence ATGAATTTATTACCCCAACAAGCCGCAGAGCTACTGCGTAAAAAGAACCGCCTGAAAACCTTAATCAATGTGGCTAAGGGGCAATTAGGGCTAGAGGATGATCTTTATCGCACCATGTTAAAAAGTGCTACAAGCAAAGACTCGTTAAAAGCCATGACCTTATCTGAACTCGAAATTGCTTTTACAGCATTTAAAAATAAAGGCTTTGAACCTAAAAAAGCCACTTTAAATACCGCTAAAACGCCGTTTAAAGGGCGGTTAAGCCAGTCAGCTGGTCGCAGTAAAGTGGCAATTATCGACAAGATTGTCGCAATTTGGATCACCATGAGCCACCACATGATCATCCGCGACAGCAGTGAAACGGCATTAGATGCTTATGTGCGTCGTATGACATTACGCCGTCATGGTGAAGGGGTTGATAGCGTGCGCTGGCTTGATCAAGACATGGGTTATCAAGTACTCGAAAGCCTTAAAAATTGGCACAAACGCGAGCTGATTGAACGCATAATCGCCCGTGGTGAACAACCTGTAAAAGGCCAGTCACGTCATGCGGCTAACTATGAGGTCATAGTTGAGCAGTATCAGAGTATCGGTAGAACTTGA
- a CDS encoding Mor transcription activator family protein, whose product MSNTSPQHTQRDKQMDLLNTEAAELEQALETLRTLKPDEREDFIKRWPSTLQSLCELMRVTLEGNKVPNSVAVSEALATTLSTYLGGRDMYIPNGERLKDALRDIRIWREFKGNNLEVIAKDYGLTERRVSQIIADQRAAFVARKQRRLF is encoded by the coding sequence ATGAGTAATACATCACCTCAACATACCCAAAGGGATAAGCAAATGGATTTGTTAAACACCGAAGCGGCAGAATTAGAGCAAGCCCTTGAAACCTTGCGCACTTTAAAACCAGATGAGCGTGAAGATTTTATCAAGCGTTGGCCATCAACATTGCAAAGCTTATGCGAGCTAATGCGCGTTACCCTTGAGGGCAATAAGGTGCCCAACTCTGTGGCAGTTAGCGAGGCCCTAGCCACCACATTAAGTACTTACTTAGGTGGTCGTGATATGTATATCCCCAACGGCGAACGCCTTAAAGATGCGCTGCGAGATATCCGTATTTGGCGAGAGTTTAAAGGCAATAATCTAGAGGTAATAGCTAAAGATTATGGCTTAACTGAGCGCAGAGTGAGTCAGATTATTGCAGACCAAAGAGCTGCATTTGTTGCGAGAAAACAGAGAAGATTATTCTGA
- a CDS encoding DUF3164 family protein: MNFQQQTVIPAGYRKNAKGDLVPEDRIKAVDKLRDEVVMSIVGFAKELRQSMVKFKLVTMAQIDDFSDLSASEYGVKVGGSKGNVLLTSFDGKYQVRRAVGEHRVFDERIQTAKSLIDDCIKSWSGGADTRLMAMVEHAFRVNQQGRIDVNQVLSLRQLDIDDAKWKLAMDAIADAIQITGTSQYLRLYERQSNGKYTQLPLDISTL; encoded by the coding sequence ATGAACTTTCAACAACAAACAGTCATACCAGCAGGTTATCGCAAAAATGCCAAAGGTGATTTAGTGCCAGAAGACCGCATTAAAGCGGTAGATAAACTGCGTGATGAAGTGGTGATGTCGATTGTGGGCTTTGCCAAAGAGCTTCGCCAATCAATGGTGAAATTCAAGTTGGTCACCATGGCGCAAATTGATGATTTTTCCGACTTATCAGCCAGTGAATACGGCGTAAAAGTAGGTGGCAGTAAAGGCAATGTTTTGCTGACCAGTTTTGACGGCAAGTATCAAGTGCGCCGTGCGGTGGGTGAACACCGTGTGTTTGATGAGCGCATTCAAACTGCAAAATCGTTAATTGACGATTGCATTAAAAGTTGGAGTGGCGGCGCTGACACACGACTAATGGCCATGGTAGAGCATGCGTTTCGGGTTAATCAGCAAGGTCGTATAGACGTTAACCAAGTACTGAGTTTGCGCCAATTAGATATTGATGATGCCAAATGGAAACTCGCCATGGATGCCATAGCGGACGCCATTCAAATTACTGGTACCAGCCAATATTTACGCCTGTATGAGCGCCAATCAAACGGCAAGTATACCCAATTACCCCTTGATATCAGCACACTTTAA